Proteins co-encoded in one Nothobranchius furzeri strain GRZ-AD chromosome 4, NfurGRZ-RIMD1, whole genome shotgun sequence genomic window:
- the pou4f2 gene encoding POU domain, class 4, transcription factor 2 — MMMMSLNSKQAFSMAHTSLPEPKYSSLHSSSSSTLTSNAPSSSCSSSRHSSTIISSSGGGSSSSEAMRRACLPTPPSNIFGGLDESLLARAEALAAVDIVSQTKSHHHPPHHSPFKPDATYHNMNTLPCTSSSSSSSSVPISHPSALAGHHHHHHHHHHHQPHQALEGDLLDHITPGLALGAMAGPDGSVVSTPAHPAHMAGMNHMHQAAINMVHAHGLPPHMGMNDVDADPRDLEAFAERFKQRRIKLGVTQADVGSALASLKIPGVGSLSQSTICRFESLTLSHNNMIALKPILQAWLEEAEKSHREKLNKPELFNGAEKKRKRTSIAAPEKRSLEAYFAIQPRPSSEKIAAIAEKLDLKKNVVRVWFCNQRQKQKRMKYSACV, encoded by the exons ATGATGATGATGTCTCTGAACAGCAAGCAGGCTTTCAGCATGGCCCACACCAGCCTGCCCGAGCCCAAGTACTCCTCACTGCATTCCTCCTCGTCCTCCACTCTGACTTCCAATGCGCCCTCGTCGTCCTGCTCGTCTTCCCGACACAGTAGcaccatcatcagcagcagcggcGGCGGCAGCAGCAGCTCGGAGGCGATGCGCAGAGCCTGTCTCCCAACCCCACCG AGCAATATATTCGGAGGCTTGGATGAGAGTTTGCTGGCCCGGGCTGAAGCTCTCGCGGCGGTGGATATAGTCTCGCAGACCAAGAGCCACCACCACCCTCCACATCACAGCCCCTTCAAGCCAGACGCCACCTACCACAACATGAACACTCTCCCCTGCACGTCGtcttcgtcctcctcctcctcggtgCCTATTTCTCACCCGTCCGCTCTGGCtggccaccaccatcaccaccatcaccaccaccatcaccagccCCACCAGGCGCTGGAGGGGGACCTACTGGATCACATCACCCCGGGACTGGCACTGGGAGCCATGGCGGGGCCGGATGGCTCGGTCGTATCCACGCCTGCGCACCCTGCCCACATGGCGGGCATGAACCACATGCACCAGGCGGCCATCAACATGGTCCATGCCCACGGGCTTCCACCACACATGGGCATGAACGACGTGGACGCCGATCCCAGGGACTTGGAAGCCTTCGCGGAGAGGTTTAAGCAGAGACGGATCAAACTCGGGGTTACCCAGGCGGACGTAGGGTCAGCGTTGGCCAGTCTGAAGATTCCTGGGGTGGGCTCTCTCAGCCAGAGCACCATTTGCCGATTCGAGTCCCTCACGCTGTCCCACAACAACATGATCGCTTTGAAGCCCATCCTGCAAGCGTGGTTAGAAGAAGCTGAGAAATCACACAGGGAGAAACTGAATAAACCCGAGCTGTTCAACGGCGCAGAGAAAAAGCGGAAGCGCACGTCGATAGCGGCGCCGGAGAAGAGATCGCTGGAGGCCTACTTCGCCATCCAGCCTCGTCCCTCCTCGGAGAAAATCGCAGCGATCGCAGAAAAGCTGGACCTGAAAAAGAACGTGGTGCGTGTCTGGTTTTGCAACCAGCGACAGAAACAGAAACGAATGAAGTACTCCGCGTGCGTCTAG